A DNA window from Anastrepha ludens isolate Willacy chromosome 6, idAnaLude1.1, whole genome shotgun sequence contains the following coding sequences:
- the LOC128865701 gene encoding activin receptor type-1 isoform X2, with product MSYTNEKEHSSVPRNSIQSHPRFKCYACDAPCKNATQNAHTCQNAIQCWKSRTRSAYGEEKVSRGCTTSPDQLPLICNQNTLGPRKRAVMHVNIVCCSGDYCNDGDFPELPPIVNDEVTRLSADLSNTFKMTLAILGPVFVIGLIATLIYYFMIRHHRKSLMASRIKNDPDVYLVNDELLRATSAGDSTLREYLQHPMTSGSGSGLPLLVQRTLAKQVTLVECIGRGKYGEVWRGQWHGENIAVKIFLTRDEKSWKRETEIYSTILLRHENILGYIGSDMTSRNFCTQLWLLTHYYPNGSLFDHLNRNALSHNDMILICLSVANGLVHLHTEILGTEGKPAMAHRDLKSKNILVKSDGTCVIADFGLAVTHSHVTGKLDLGNNPKVGTKRYMSPEVLDESINMQCFEALRRTDIYALGLVLWEVCRRTISGGIAEEYKVPFYDVVPSDPSFEDMRKVVCVDNYRPAFPNRWASDPLLAGMSKLMKECWHQNPNVRLPALRIRKTIQKLASADEKIRLNYDEVCV from the exons ATGTCGTATACCAATGAGAAGGAGCATTCATCGGTCCCGCGGAATTCCATACAATCACATCCCAG GTTCAAGTGCTACGCGTGCGATGCGCCCTGCAAAAATGCTACACAAAATGCACATACGTGTCAGAATGCCATTCAG TGTTGGAAATCACGCACCCGTAGCGCCTATGGTGAGGAGAAAGTATCTCGAGGATGCACCACATCACCAGATCAGCTGCCtttaatatgtaatcaaaatacGTTAGGACCTCGCAAACGTGCTGTAATGCATGTCAACATAGTTTGTTGTTCTGGAGACTATTGTAATGACGGAGATTTCCCGGAGTTACCCCCGATTGTAAACG ATGAAGTTACACGATTAAGTGCCGATTTAAGTAATACCTTTAAAATGACTCTAGCGATATTGGGACCTGTCTTTGTAATAGGTTTGATAGCTACGTTGATTTATTACTTCATGATACGTCATCATCGTAAAAGCCTAATGGCTTCACGCATAAAAAATGATCCTGATGTGTATTTAGTGAACGATGAACTACTGAGAGCAACAAGCGCTGGTGATAGTACATTACGA gAATATCTCCAACATCCAATGACTTCAGGTTCTGGGAGTGGTTTACCCTTATTAGTTCAACGTACTCTCGCCAAACAAGTTACTTTAGTAGAGTGCATTGGACGTGGAAAGTATGGTGAAGTTTGGCGAGGACAGTGGCATGGTGAAAACATTGctgtaaaaatttttctaacacGTGATGAAAAGTCTTGGAAGCGAGAAACAGAAATATACAG CACAATTCTGCTCcgacatgaaaatattttgggatATATTGGTTCTGATATGACATCCCGTAACTTCTGCACTCAATTGTGGTTACTCACCCATTATTATCCGAATGGTTCTCTTTTTGATCACTTGAACAGGAACGCCCTAAGCCACAACGATatgatattaatttgtttatctgTTGCTAATGGGCTCGTACATTTGCATACAGAAATTTTAGGCACAGAG GGTAAGCCTGCGATGGCACATCGTGATTTAAAGTCGAAAAACATACTTGTGAAATCGGACGGTACATGTGTAATAGCAGACTTTGGCTTGGCTGTAACACACTCTCATGTCACTGGTAAATTGGATCTGGGAAATAACCCTAAAGTCGGCACCAAGCGTTATATGTCACCTGAAGTTTTAGATGAAAG TATTAATATGCAATGCTTCGAGGCGTTGCGCCGTACTGATATCTATGCACTCGGTCTAGTACTTTGGGAGGTATGTCGTCGCACTATTTCAGGAGGCATTGCAGAGGAGTACAAAGTGCCTTTTTACGATGTTGTGCCATCGGACCCAAGTTTCGAAGATATGCGCAAAGTTGTATGTGTGGACAATTATCGACCTGCATTTCCCAATCGCTGGGCTTCTGATCCG TTACTCGCTGGTATGTCTAAGTTAATGAAGGAATGTTGGCATCAAAATCCAAACGTGCGATTACCTGCTTTGAGAATAAGGAAAACTATACAAAAACTTGCGTCTGCAGATGAAAAAATACGTCTTAATTATGATGAAGTGTGTGTTTAG
- the LOC128865704 gene encoding uncharacterized protein LOC128865704, translating into MSQKSVNPINILKSIYHNEFQWSVLKSFGLFLLGVRMAKEFTGLEIMPAIAHN; encoded by the exons atgtctCAAAAAAGTGTTAACCCGATTAATATCCTGAAAAGTATCTACCATAATGAATTCCAATG GTCCGTATTGAAGAGTTTCGGACTTTTTCTACTTGGCGTTCGTATGGCAAAAGAATTTACAGGATTGGAAATAATGCCCGCGATAGCGCATAATTAG
- the LOC128865700 gene encoding mitochondrial intermediate peptidase, which produces MIRTGRNRAAISLLKQLHQNVSTWSTPLATAFNSPPYKKINFTRNESGLFCLPELRSFEGFYLMRDNVANKTDELIAEATSPNRQRKMVEIFDELSDSLCKVADLAEFIRIAHPKNKFNQAAEDACITISGIVESLNTHKPLYTALRNVVENDDFVPTTEVDKHVSKLFLFDFEQSGIHLPEKERQKVVRLNDYILQLGQKFMAGAVQPTTVRRSDVPLSVRSYFPSEGENVLISGLYTNSSNALARETAYRLFLQPSQQQDQLLSDLLLCRHELARTCGFETYAHRALNASTVEHPQMVREFLDELSHGLRPRADADFRIMEEMKRKESGLTEARLASWDPPYFTSQMERKSLNANTSEFLPYFSLGGCMEGLDNIMRSLYGISLKNTEMEPGEAWNNDIYKISVVHETEGLLGYIYCDFFERNGKPNQDCHFTIQGGKRLSDGNYQLPIVVVMLNLSQPHWTGPVLLSPSRVDNLFHEMGHAMHSMLARTEYQHVTGTRCSTDFAEVPSVLMEYFASDPRVLRTFARHFQTQEPISEDMLLRLCASKKLFSASETQLQVFYSALDHVYHSGPVPQNKSTTDTLIEVQSKYYSLAHVENTAWQQRFSHLVGYGAKYYSYLISKTIASWIWQTYFEENPFNRESGEKYRQEILAHGGGVPSRQLVTNFLKRDMTPQILAQSLLHEIDMNNDKVQDISKSVFNVML; this is translated from the exons ATGATAAGGACAGGTAGGAATAGAGCGGCTATATCCCTGCTCAAACAATTGCATCAAAATGTGTCAACATGGTCTACTCCGCTGGCCACTGCATTCAATTCCCcaccttataaaaaaattaactttacgCGAAATGAGTCG GGGCTATTTTGTTTACCCGAATTACGTTCATTTGAGGGATTCTACCTTATGCGCGACAATGTAGCAAATAAAACAGACGAGTTAATAGCTGAAGCTACATCACCTAATCGCCAACGAAAGATG gTAGAAATTTTTGATGAACTGTCAGACTCGCTATGTAAAGTGGCTGATTTAGCCGAATTTATACGAATTGCTCatcctaaaaataaatttaaccaGGCCGCAGAGGACGCCTGTATTACTATAAGTGGAATTGTAGAAAGTCTAAATACGCACAAACCTCTTTATACGGCGTTACGCAATGTTGTAGAGAATGACGATTTTGTTCCAACTACTGAAGTAGACAAACATGTTTCCAAACTATTCTTGTTTGATTTTGAGCAGTCAGGCATTCATTTACCAGAAAAGGAGCGACAAAAAGTGGTTCGGCTAAACGATTATATTTTGCAATTGGGACAAAAATTCATGGCCGGTGCGGTGCAGCCTACAACTGTCCGTCGGAGTGATGTTCCACTTTCAGTTCGGAGCTA CTTTCCCTCGGAGGGTGAAAACGTGCTAATTTCTGGTTTATATACGAACTCGTCTAATGCACTTGCACGTGAAACGGCTTACCGTCTATTCCTGCAACCATCTCAACAGCAGGATCAATTGCTTTCAGATTTACTCTTATGCCGTCATGAATTAGCTCGCACTTGTGGCTTTGAAACGTATGCACATCGAGCACTCAATGCCAGTACTGTGGAACATCCGCAGATGGTTCGAGAGTTTCTAGATGAATTATCTCACGGCCTTCGTCCTCGTGCTGATGCTGATTTTAGAATTATGGAAGAAATGAAG CGTAAAGAAAGTGGATTAACTGAAGCTCGTCTAGCCTCTTGGGACCCTCCATATTTCACTTCTCAAATGGAACGTAAATCTTTAAATGCAAATACTAGTGAATTCTTGCCGTACTTTAGTTTGGGTGGTTGTATGGAAGGACTTGATAATATAATGCGCTCATTGTATGGAATATCATTGAAAAACACCGAAATGGAGCCGGGTGAAGCTTGGAATAATGACATCTATAAAATATCGGTTGTGCACGAAACCGAGGGTTTACTTGGTTACATTTACTGTGATTTTTTCGAACGTAATGGCAAACCAAATCAAGACTGCCACTTTACAATACAAGGTGGTAAAAGACTTTCCGATGGTAATTATCAATTACCAATCGTCGTTGTGATGCTAAATCTATCTCAGCCACACTGGACTGGGCCAGTACTCCTGTCTCCTTCGCGAGTTGACAATCTTTTTCATGAAATGGGGCATGCTATGCACTCGATGTTGGCACGCACAGAATATCAACATGTAACGGGTACGCGATGTAGTACAGATTTTGCCGAGGTTCCCTCCGTATTGATGGAATATTTCGCAAGCGATCCACGTGTACTTCGTACGTTTGCCCGTCACTTCCAGACACAGGAACCAATTTCGGAAGACATGCTTCTAAGATTATGTGCCTCGAAGAAACTGTTCTCAGCCAGTGAAACCCAGCTTCAG GTTTTCTATTCTGCTTTGGATCATGTCTACCACAGTGGGCCGGTACCACAAAATAAAAGCACAACAGACACTTTGATTGAAGTGCAATCAAAATACTACAGCTTAGCACATGTAGAAAATACGGCTTGGCAGCAGCGTTTCTCACATTTGGTCGGTTATGGAGCAAAGTACTATTCATATTTGATATCGAAAACTATTGCTTCGTGGATTTGGCAAACGTACTTTGAAGAAAATCCGTTCAATCGAGAGTCTGGCGAAAAGTATCGTCAAGAAATATTGGCACACGGCGGTGGAGTACCCTCTAGACAACTGGTTACTAACTTTTTGAAGCGAGATATGACTCCACAAATTCTTGCACAAAGTCTACTACACGAGATCGACATGAATAATGATAAAGTCCAAGACATTAGTAAAAGTGTATTTAATGTGATGCTGTGA
- the LOC128867534 gene encoding monocarboxylate transporter 13, translated as MDAPQPSVSVPDGGWGWLIVGAVALINMTNQYIHSVFGLLFGAKLQSMQEYTYTAALILNLSSLTLNFSGLFIGPAIKAFKPRSVAAIGILLVSNGLFLCSFASESWHFIVGYSLFVGLGLGLITPSTFMAINSYFSAKRGRAVGLALAGSGIGQVTVPHLVRLLLDNYGFQITVLAMALFSLIGLMGAALLKPLAPPIRHNNRQHVRLLLSTDDEKNKTIPPQCEVHIVESNELVKNGDPHAQLAPQRDTSYCSKVGQRLVQAMDLELLKDVTFWSIIVGMGLVYTSTIQFTMLFPHFLQYSVGLTSFNTATCMSAVAGADIVCRLLLPCITDKLNVPYRVVFLLGTVGLLISRAALAESMDMTTIIVMSIFTGMTKSATVLNNNLTISSHCRPEKLPGGLGLNMIAKGVLVITVGQLLGWIRDYTHSYILCLHAQNILLLLVVLIWVPELFCRYKKERKVKREAAVEREEYNKMSTC; from the exons ATGGATGCTCCACAACCGAGCGTATCTGTGCCAGATGGTGGATGGGGTTGGTTGATTGTGGGTGCAGTGGCATTGATAAAT ATGACCAATCAATATATTCACTCCGTTTTCGGTCTGCTCTTTGGTGCCAAATTGCAGAGTATGCAGGAGTACACCTATACTGCTGCATTAATTTTGAACTTGAGCAGCTTGACCTTGAATTTTTCCGGTTTATTTATTGGCCCGGCCATAAAGGCATTCAAACCACGCAGCGTAGCAGCTATAGGCATATTGCTTGTCTCGAACGGATTGTTCCTTTGTTCATTTGCATCAGAAAGTTGGCATTTCATTGTCGGTTATAGTTTATTT GTCGGCCTCGGACTCGGTTTAATTACACCATCAACCTTTATGGccataaattcatattttagtGCAAAACGCGGCCGCGCCGTGGGATTAGCCTTAGCTGGTTCAGGTATAGGTCAGGTGACGGTGCCACATTTAGTACGCTTACTTCTAGATAATTACGGATTTCAAATTACTGTTCTGGCTATGGCACTATTTTCGCTTATAGGC CTTATGGGTGCCGCATTGCTAAAGCCATTAGCACCTCCAATCAGACATAATAATCGACAGCATGTACGTCTATTGTTATCAACCGATGatgagaaaaacaaaacaataccgCCACAGTGTGAAGTACATATAGTTGAATCCAATGAATTGGTAAAAAACGGAGACCCTCATGCACAGCTTGCACCTCAGCGAGATACAAGTTATTGCAGCAAAGTTGGTCAGCGTTTGGTGCAAGCCATGGATTTGGAATTGCTTAAAGATGTAACGTTCTGGAGTATAATCGTTGGTATGGGACTGGTGTATACTTCTACTATACAGTTTACTATGCTCTTCCCGCATTTTTTACAG tactCAGTTGGGCTTACCTCATTCAATACAGCAACCTGTATGTCTGCTGTTGCTGGCGCTGACATAGTGTGTCGGCTTTTACTGCCTTGCATCACTGACAAGCTAAATGTACCTTATCGGGTTGTTTTCCTGCTGGGCACGGTTGGCCTACTCATTTCGCGCGCTG CTCTGGCCGAATCTATGGATATGACCACAATCATTGTTATGTCCATTTTCACTGGTATGACCAAATCCGCCACTGTGTTAAATAACAACCTAACAATTTCAAGCCACTGTCGACCGGAAAAATTACCAGGCGGTTTGGGTTTGAATATGATTGCCAAAGGTGTGCTAGTTATCACTGTTGGTCAATTGCTTGGCTGGATACGTGATTACACACACTCTTACATACTATGTTtgcatgcacaaaatattttgctgttaCTGGTAGTCTTGATTTGGGTGCCAGAGCTTTTTTGTCGTTATAAAAAGGAGCGCAAAGTAAAGAGAGAGGCTGCGGTCGAGAGAGAGGAGTATAATAAAATGAGTACGTGCTAA
- the LOC128865701 gene encoding activin receptor type-1 isoform X1: MADFVFLLLLISIFPLQDAKAIAEISGRLLDENQENLDLEMSYTNEKEHSSVPRNSIQSHPRFKCYACDAPCKNATQNAHTCQNAIQCWKSRTRSAYGEEKVSRGCTTSPDQLPLICNQNTLGPRKRAVMHVNIVCCSGDYCNDGDFPELPPIVNDEVTRLSADLSNTFKMTLAILGPVFVIGLIATLIYYFMIRHHRKSLMASRIKNDPDVYLVNDELLRATSAGDSTLREYLQHPMTSGSGSGLPLLVQRTLAKQVTLVECIGRGKYGEVWRGQWHGENIAVKIFLTRDEKSWKRETEIYSTILLRHENILGYIGSDMTSRNFCTQLWLLTHYYPNGSLFDHLNRNALSHNDMILICLSVANGLVHLHTEILGTEGKPAMAHRDLKSKNILVKSDGTCVIADFGLAVTHSHVTGKLDLGNNPKVGTKRYMSPEVLDESINMQCFEALRRTDIYALGLVLWEVCRRTISGGIAEEYKVPFYDVVPSDPSFEDMRKVVCVDNYRPAFPNRWASDPLLAGMSKLMKECWHQNPNVRLPALRIRKTIQKLASADEKIRLNYDEVCV; encoded by the exons ATGGCCgactttgtatttttattattattaatttcaatattccctTTACAAGACGCTAAAG CGATTGCAGAAATAAGTGGCCGTCTATTGGACGAAAACCAAGAAAATTTGGATTTGGAAATGTCGTATACCAATGAGAAGGAGCATTCATCGGTCCCGCGGAATTCCATACAATCACATCCCAG GTTCAAGTGCTACGCGTGCGATGCGCCCTGCAAAAATGCTACACAAAATGCACATACGTGTCAGAATGCCATTCAG TGTTGGAAATCACGCACCCGTAGCGCCTATGGTGAGGAGAAAGTATCTCGAGGATGCACCACATCACCAGATCAGCTGCCtttaatatgtaatcaaaatacGTTAGGACCTCGCAAACGTGCTGTAATGCATGTCAACATAGTTTGTTGTTCTGGAGACTATTGTAATGACGGAGATTTCCCGGAGTTACCCCCGATTGTAAACG ATGAAGTTACACGATTAAGTGCCGATTTAAGTAATACCTTTAAAATGACTCTAGCGATATTGGGACCTGTCTTTGTAATAGGTTTGATAGCTACGTTGATTTATTACTTCATGATACGTCATCATCGTAAAAGCCTAATGGCTTCACGCATAAAAAATGATCCTGATGTGTATTTAGTGAACGATGAACTACTGAGAGCAACAAGCGCTGGTGATAGTACATTACGA gAATATCTCCAACATCCAATGACTTCAGGTTCTGGGAGTGGTTTACCCTTATTAGTTCAACGTACTCTCGCCAAACAAGTTACTTTAGTAGAGTGCATTGGACGTGGAAAGTATGGTGAAGTTTGGCGAGGACAGTGGCATGGTGAAAACATTGctgtaaaaatttttctaacacGTGATGAAAAGTCTTGGAAGCGAGAAACAGAAATATACAG CACAATTCTGCTCcgacatgaaaatattttgggatATATTGGTTCTGATATGACATCCCGTAACTTCTGCACTCAATTGTGGTTACTCACCCATTATTATCCGAATGGTTCTCTTTTTGATCACTTGAACAGGAACGCCCTAAGCCACAACGATatgatattaatttgtttatctgTTGCTAATGGGCTCGTACATTTGCATACAGAAATTTTAGGCACAGAG GGTAAGCCTGCGATGGCACATCGTGATTTAAAGTCGAAAAACATACTTGTGAAATCGGACGGTACATGTGTAATAGCAGACTTTGGCTTGGCTGTAACACACTCTCATGTCACTGGTAAATTGGATCTGGGAAATAACCCTAAAGTCGGCACCAAGCGTTATATGTCACCTGAAGTTTTAGATGAAAG TATTAATATGCAATGCTTCGAGGCGTTGCGCCGTACTGATATCTATGCACTCGGTCTAGTACTTTGGGAGGTATGTCGTCGCACTATTTCAGGAGGCATTGCAGAGGAGTACAAAGTGCCTTTTTACGATGTTGTGCCATCGGACCCAAGTTTCGAAGATATGCGCAAAGTTGTATGTGTGGACAATTATCGACCTGCATTTCCCAATCGCTGGGCTTCTGATCCG TTACTCGCTGGTATGTCTAAGTTAATGAAGGAATGTTGGCATCAAAATCCAAACGTGCGATTACCTGCTTTGAGAATAAGGAAAACTATACAAAAACTTGCGTCTGCAGATGAAAAAATACGTCTTAATTATGATGAAGTGTGTGTTTAG